A region from the Rheinheimera mangrovi genome encodes:
- a CDS encoding putative periplasmic lipoprotein: MKKTLILGAFVLSLAGCATVPANKESLTTQLDGPLAQLQLDTRQLQLRLERLTENKECQQDNQCKVIGVGARPCGGPDQFLTYSTQHTDEKMLSYTNERYQKLKKQQNEKLGLMSTCQMLVPPQSACVAQKCVIGQPAS, translated from the coding sequence ATGAAAAAAACGTTAATTCTCGGAGCCTTTGTGTTGTCACTTGCAGGATGCGCGACAGTGCCAGCCAATAAAGAAAGTCTGACCACTCAACTTGATGGTCCTTTGGCGCAACTTCAGCTCGACACCCGTCAGTTACAATTAAGACTGGAACGATTAACCGAAAATAAAGAATGTCAGCAAGACAATCAGTGCAAAGTGATTGGAGTAGGTGCTCGCCCTTGCGGCGGGCCAGATCAGTTTCTGACGTACTCCACACAGCATACAGATGAAAAAATGTTAAGCTACACCAACGAGCGATACCAGAAGCTAAAAAAGCAGCAAAATGAAAAGCTTGGCCTGATGTCAACTTGTCAGATGTTGGTGCCGCCACAGAGCGCTTGTGTAGCGCAGAAATGTGTAATAGGGCAGCCAGCCAGCTAA
- a CDS encoding electron transfer flavoprotein-ubiquinone oxidoreductase — MEFDVVIVGAGPAGLSTAIRIAQQAKTAGTEISLCVVEKGSEVGAHILSGAVFEPRALNELFPDWQKMNAPVTAAVTHDHIYLLKDETAAQKLPNFLVPKTMHNEGNYIVSMGNLCRWLATQAEQLGVEIFPGFTAAELLIEDDVVKGIVTGEMGVAHDGSHKDSYVPAMELRGKYTVFAEGCRGHLGKELISRFSLDKDRSPQHYALGFKEIWDVPAEQHQQGLVVHSAGWPLQQDTSGGGYLYHAEGQQIVVGLIVDLNYSNPHLSPFEEFQRYKQHPVIKQYLQGGKRVSYGARAIAKGGLNSLPKMTFPGGVLVGCDAGTLNFAKIKGNHTAMKSGMLAAETIFAALQQGQAGTDLTEFAQHFEQSWLFDELFRSRNFGPAMHKFGSFWGGAFNTLDQNIFAGKLPFTLKDDTFDHQTLRQASEAPKIQYAKPDQVLSFDRLSSVYLSNTNHEEDQPCHLKLADTSIPVLVNLALYDEPAQRYCPAGVYEIVEEHNQPRLQINAQNCIHCKTCDIKDPRQNITWVTPEGAGGPNYPNM; from the coding sequence ATGGAATTTGATGTTGTTATAGTTGGTGCAGGCCCTGCAGGTTTGTCTACCGCTATCCGCATAGCCCAACAGGCCAAAACAGCGGGCACTGAAATAAGTTTGTGTGTCGTTGAAAAAGGCTCTGAAGTCGGAGCCCACATTTTATCAGGTGCTGTGTTTGAACCCCGCGCTTTAAATGAGCTATTCCCCGACTGGCAAAAAATGAATGCACCCGTTACTGCAGCGGTTACGCATGACCATATCTATTTATTAAAAGACGAAACTGCCGCGCAAAAGTTACCCAATTTTCTGGTGCCAAAAACCATGCACAATGAAGGCAACTACATTGTATCCATGGGCAATTTATGTCGCTGGTTAGCCACTCAGGCTGAGCAACTGGGTGTTGAGATATTTCCAGGATTTACCGCTGCAGAGTTACTGATTGAAGATGATGTAGTCAAAGGCATTGTTACAGGTGAAATGGGTGTAGCCCATGATGGCAGTCATAAAGACAGCTACGTACCTGCGATGGAGCTGCGTGGCAAATACACTGTTTTTGCAGAAGGCTGCCGTGGCCATTTAGGTAAAGAATTGATTTCCCGCTTTTCGCTGGATAAAGACCGTTCTCCTCAGCATTATGCTCTGGGCTTTAAAGAAATCTGGGATGTGCCGGCAGAGCAGCATCAACAAGGTTTAGTGGTGCACAGTGCTGGCTGGCCATTGCAACAGGATACCAGCGGTGGTGGCTATTTGTACCACGCTGAAGGTCAGCAAATTGTGGTAGGTTTAATCGTTGATCTGAACTATAGCAATCCACATCTGAGTCCTTTTGAAGAATTTCAGCGTTACAAACAGCACCCTGTTATTAAACAGTATTTGCAAGGTGGAAAACGTGTGTCCTATGGCGCCCGCGCTATTGCCAAAGGTGGCTTGAACAGCTTACCTAAAATGACCTTCCCTGGTGGAGTTTTGGTGGGCTGCGATGCTGGTACGCTGAACTTTGCCAAAATTAAAGGCAACCATACCGCGATGAAATCCGGCATGCTAGCCGCTGAAACTATTTTTGCTGCACTGCAGCAAGGTCAAGCCGGTACTGATTTAACTGAATTTGCACAGCATTTCGAGCAAAGTTGGTTATTCGATGAATTGTTCAGAAGCCGTAACTTCGGCCCAGCTATGCATAAATTTGGTTCATTTTGGGGCGGTGCTTTTAATACGCTGGACCAGAATATCTTTGCCGGTAAGCTGCCTTTCACCTTAAAAGACGACACTTTTGATCATCAAACCTTAAGGCAAGCCTCTGAAGCACCAAAAATTCAATATGCTAAACCGGACCAGGTTTTAAGCTTTGATCGTTTGTCTTCGGTGTATTTATCCAACACCAACCATGAAGAAGATCAGCCCTGCCATTTAAAATTGGCTGATACTTCTATTCCGGTGCTGGTGAACTTAGCCTTATATGACGAACCGGCACAGCGTTATTGCCCTGCTGGTGTTTACGAAATAGTGGAAGAGCACAATCAACCACGACTGCAGATCAATGCGCAGAACTGCATTCACTGTAAAACCTGTGATATTAAAGACCCACGCCAGAACATCACCTGGGTCACACCTGAAGGTGCCGGCGGTCCAAACTATCCGAATATGTAG
- a CDS encoding electron transfer flavoprotein subunit beta/FixA family protein, whose protein sequence is MKILVPVKRVIDYNVKVRVKADQSGVDLANVKMALNPFCEIAVEEAVRLKEAGIATEVVVVSIGPAAVQEQLRTALALGADRALQIETELSLDSLQVAKLLSKVVADEQPQLVILGKQAIDSDNNQTGQMLAALTGMGQGTFASKVVVADGKVKVTREIDGGLQQVELTLPAVVSTDLRLNEPRYASLPNIMKAKKKPLDVKAADSYGVNLSSNVTTVKVTAPASRKAGVIVSSVDELVAKLKQEAKVI, encoded by the coding sequence ATGAAGATTTTAGTACCGGTCAAACGGGTCATAGATTACAACGTCAAAGTACGGGTAAAGGCCGATCAAAGTGGTGTGGATTTAGCAAATGTCAAAATGGCACTAAATCCGTTTTGTGAAATTGCGGTAGAAGAAGCGGTGCGGCTTAAAGAAGCAGGAATTGCCACAGAAGTGGTGGTGGTCTCTATCGGTCCTGCTGCGGTACAGGAACAACTGCGTACTGCCTTGGCTTTAGGCGCGGATCGTGCTTTACAGATTGAAACTGAATTAAGCTTAGATTCGCTGCAAGTAGCGAAGTTACTGAGCAAAGTAGTGGCAGACGAGCAGCCACAACTGGTGATTTTAGGTAAACAAGCCATAGACTCAGACAACAACCAGACAGGCCAGATGCTGGCAGCATTAACTGGGATGGGTCAGGGCACTTTTGCATCCAAAGTGGTCGTGGCTGATGGCAAAGTAAAAGTAACCCGTGAAATAGACGGTGGTTTACAGCAAGTGGAACTTACTTTGCCAGCTGTGGTATCAACAGACCTGCGTTTAAATGAACCACGTTACGCTTCACTGCCTAACATCATGAAAGCCAAGAAAAAACCTTTAGATGTAAAAGCGGCAGACAGCTACGGTGTGAACCTAAGTTCTAACGTGACTACCGTCAAAGTCACAGCCCCTGCTAGTCGTAAAGCGGGTGTTATCGTCAGCTCTGTTGATGAGTTAGTAGCCAAATTAAAACAAGAAGCGAAGGTGATCTGA
- the rmuC gene encoding DNA recombination protein RmuC codes for MTIQPLFVLSAVLAVVLVFSFWALAYCRRKATQLQQELTSLQTTNQLQAQQSQHDQQLLQQIHLQLQQAQDDFKDLSYQQQKYAAELARSQSQYQQVSELWAELKQQYQSQQQDYMQLQREHSALQISLKEKQQHFAEQQALLQNSKQQLSLEFQQLAQQIFEDKSVRFQATNQEALNSLLNPFRLQLDAFKSKVEDIHLKDSQQQALLNHELQHLKILNQQITEEAHQLAVALKGQKKTQGNWGELVLENVLERSGLRAGQDYQREFSVTQEDGNKLRPDLVVFLPQGKHLIIDAKVSLNAYSRYINSEDDTERKLALQEHVASMAARIKELSDRNYHKLPGLNSPDLVFMFVPIESAFVEALKADETLFQQALNQNVLVATPTTLLTSLNIVRQLWRYEEQHKHTAELAKRADAVFNKLRTFLTTFLRVKESLNKAQEAYETAESQLYKGRANLVKQVNEFKELTPAIQAELPEYFVEKSQIEFDSDAVPEAKISLAP; via the coding sequence ATGACCATACAACCTTTGTTCGTTTTAAGTGCTGTTTTGGCTGTGGTTTTGGTTTTTAGTTTTTGGGCGCTCGCCTACTGCCGCAGAAAGGCCACTCAATTACAGCAAGAATTAACCTCGCTTCAAACTACAAATCAACTTCAGGCTCAGCAAAGTCAACACGATCAACAGCTATTGCAACAAATTCACCTGCAGCTGCAGCAAGCTCAGGATGACTTTAAAGATCTAAGTTATCAGCAGCAGAAATACGCCGCAGAATTAGCCCGTAGCCAAAGCCAGTATCAGCAGGTATCAGAACTCTGGGCTGAGTTAAAACAGCAGTACCAGAGCCAGCAGCAGGATTATATGCAGCTGCAGCGCGAACACAGCGCTTTGCAAATCAGTTTAAAAGAAAAGCAGCAGCATTTTGCTGAGCAACAGGCGTTGTTGCAAAACAGCAAACAACAACTCAGTCTTGAATTTCAGCAGCTGGCACAGCAAATTTTTGAAGATAAGTCGGTGCGTTTCCAGGCGACTAATCAGGAAGCGTTAAACAGCTTATTGAATCCGTTTCGTCTGCAGTTAGATGCCTTTAAAAGTAAAGTGGAAGATATTCACCTCAAAGACAGCCAGCAGCAGGCACTGTTGAACCACGAACTGCAGCATTTAAAAATCCTCAATCAGCAGATCACCGAAGAAGCGCATCAACTGGCTGTGGCCTTAAAAGGCCAGAAAAAGACGCAAGGCAACTGGGGCGAACTGGTGCTGGAAAATGTGCTGGAGCGTTCAGGCTTGAGGGCGGGGCAGGATTATCAGCGCGAGTTTTCTGTGACTCAGGAAGATGGCAATAAACTGCGGCCTGATTTAGTGGTGTTTTTACCCCAAGGCAAACATTTGATTATTGATGCCAAAGTCTCCTTAAATGCCTATAGCCGTTATATCAATTCAGAAGACGATACAGAGCGTAAACTGGCGCTGCAGGAGCATGTGGCATCTATGGCGGCCCGTATTAAAGAGCTTTCAGACCGAAATTACCACAAGTTACCAGGCCTGAATTCTCCTGACTTAGTCTTTATGTTTGTGCCTATAGAGTCGGCTTTTGTTGAAGCGCTAAAAGCCGATGAAACTTTGTTTCAGCAAGCGTTGAATCAAAATGTACTGGTGGCGACGCCAACCACTTTGTTAACCAGCCTGAATATAGTACGGCAGTTATGGCGCTACGAAGAGCAGCATAAGCACACGGCTGAATTGGCCAAACGTGCTGATGCGGTATTTAATAAACTTCGCACCTTCCTGACCACCTTTTTACGGGTGAAAGAGAGCTTAAACAAAGCGCAGGAAGCTTATGAGACTGCTGAAAGTCAGCTGTATAAGGGCAGGGCGAATCTGGTCAAACAGGTCAATGAATTTAAAGAGTTAACGCCAGCCATTCAGGCTGAGCTGCCAGAGTATTTTGTCGAAAAATCGCAGATTGAGTTTGACTCAGACGCTGTGCCAGAAGCAAAAATCTCGTTG
- a CDS encoding electron transfer flavoprotein subunit alpha/FixB family protein — translation MSILVIAEHNNQSLKADTYKAVKAASQIGGDIHLLVAGFNSAAAAAEAATLAGVSKVLHADSAAYQHQLAENISLLVTELAKDYQHVVASATTHGKNFLPRVAALLDVAQISDVIAIESADTFVRPVYAGNAIATVKSSDAIKVLTVRSAAFDAVDTGNNAAVETISLSKEAGVSSFVSEELTKSERPELTAAKVIISGGRGMQNGENFALLNGIADKLKAAIGASRAAVDAGFVPNDMQVGQTGKIVAPDLYIAVGISGAIQHLAGMKDSKVIVAINKDPEAPIFQVADYGLVGDLFAILPELESKI, via the coding sequence ATGAGCATTTTAGTGATAGCGGAACACAACAATCAGAGCCTAAAGGCAGATACCTACAAAGCGGTGAAAGCAGCCAGCCAGATTGGCGGCGATATTCATCTGCTAGTGGCAGGTTTTAACTCTGCCGCCGCAGCAGCGGAAGCAGCCACTTTGGCAGGTGTCAGCAAGGTACTGCATGCTGATTCAGCAGCTTATCAGCATCAATTGGCTGAAAATATCAGTTTACTGGTGACAGAACTGGCGAAGGATTATCAACATGTGGTCGCCAGCGCGACTACACATGGTAAAAACTTTTTACCCCGTGTCGCCGCTTTGTTAGACGTTGCTCAAATTTCCGATGTGATAGCCATTGAAAGCGCCGACACCTTTGTGCGTCCTGTGTATGCGGGTAACGCCATTGCTACAGTAAAAAGCAGCGATGCCATTAAAGTGCTGACTGTTCGTTCTGCAGCTTTTGACGCTGTGGATACAGGCAACAACGCTGCTGTTGAAACGATCAGCCTTAGCAAAGAGGCGGGAGTATCGAGTTTTGTCAGTGAAGAGCTGACCAAATCAGAGCGCCCTGAACTGACTGCCGCTAAGGTCATCATCTCTGGCGGCCGTGGTATGCAAAACGGTGAAAACTTTGCGCTGTTAAACGGTATAGCGGACAAGCTGAAGGCTGCTATCGGTGCTTCACGCGCAGCAGTAGACGCTGGTTTTGTGCCAAACGACATGCAAGTTGGCCAGACAGGTAAAATTGTTGCGCCAGATTTGTATATTGCTGTGGGTATTTCCGGTGCTATTCAGCATTTGGCAGGTATGAAAGACTCTAAAGTGATAGTTGCTATCAATAAAGACCCTGAAGCGCCTATTTTCCAGGTGGCGGATTATGGTCTGGTCGGCGATTTGTTTGCGATTTTGCCTGAGCTCGAATCCAAAATTTAA